A stretch of Clostridium formicaceticum DNA encodes these proteins:
- a CDS encoding sulfurtransferase: MKSKNLAFILILLFSLLILTACGKNTSTEPEIAQEIEGESQEIKRISTEELKTNLLKEDWIIVDTRINDAFNGWKLDGVKRGGHIQGATDFAANWLKVEDKDRETKLEKVLAEKGIIAEKNIVLYDANGKDAQTVADYLAKKGFENLYIYDVKEWAADDSLPMESYENYHMLVPASWVNDLIKNNNNGAPYKIFEVSWGEVSEEYNSGHIPGSVHINTDEVEEGPVWNRKSVEELEKFALNNGITSDTTVILYGGDSMAAFRVAVILKYMGVEDISVINGGYNAWVDAGYEVEIKSNEKSPVTSFGVKAPVNANYIVDLPDAKEILLDKENSVLVDIRSWDEHIGETSGYSYISGKGRPAGSLWGRDMEAYRNIDGTMRSATEILKMWQEWNISPEQKLSFFCGTGWRAAEVLFYADVMGLQNISLYDGGWNEWSADADTENSIEIGEPSKK; encoded by the coding sequence ATGAAAAGCAAAAATTTAGCATTTATTTTAATTTTACTCTTTAGTTTACTTATTCTTACTGCCTGTGGCAAAAACACAAGTACAGAACCTGAAATAGCGCAAGAAATTGAAGGGGAAAGCCAAGAAATTAAAAGGATTAGTACCGAAGAATTGAAAACAAATCTTTTAAAGGAAGATTGGATAATAGTAGATACAAGAATTAATGATGCCTTTAATGGATGGAAGTTAGATGGGGTAAAAAGAGGTGGACATATTCAAGGTGCAACTGATTTTGCTGCTAACTGGTTAAAGGTGGAGGATAAAGATAGAGAAACAAAGCTCGAAAAAGTCTTAGCTGAGAAAGGTATTATAGCAGAGAAAAATATTGTTTTATATGATGCTAATGGAAAGGATGCACAAACGGTAGCAGATTATCTAGCTAAAAAAGGCTTTGAAAATCTTTATATTTATGATGTAAAGGAGTGGGCAGCCGACGATAGTTTACCCATGGAAAGCTATGAAAACTATCATATGCTTGTACCAGCATCATGGGTTAATGATTTGATAAAAAATAACAATAACGGGGCACCCTATAAAATATTTGAAGTTAGCTGGGGAGAAGTGTCTGAAGAGTATAATAGCGGACATATTCCAGGATCAGTTCATATTAACACTGATGAAGTGGAGGAAGGGCCTGTTTGGAATCGTAAATCTGTAGAAGAGCTAGAAAAGTTTGCCCTTAACAACGGGATCACATCAGATACAACTGTTATTCTTTATGGGGGAGACTCTATGGCAGCATTTAGAGTAGCAGTTATTCTAAAGTACATGGGGGTAGAAGATATTAGCGTTATAAATGGTGGTTACAATGCTTGGGTAGACGCAGGCTACGAAGTTGAAATAAAATCCAATGAAAAATCACCTGTTACTTCCTTCGGGGTTAAAGCACCAGTTAACGCAAACTATATTGTGGACTTACCTGATGCTAAAGAAATTTTATTAGATAAAGAAAATAGTGTTCTAGTTGATATTAGAAGTTGGGATGAACATATCGGTGAAACTTCAGGCTATTCTTATATTTCAGGCAAAGGTCGTCCTGCAGGCAGCCTTTGGGGACGTGATATGGAGGCGTATAGAAATATTGATGGCACAATGAGAAGTGCAACAGAGATCTTAAAAATGTGGCAGGAGTGGAATATTAGTCCAGAACAAAAACTATCCTTCTTCTGTGGTACTGGATGGAGAGCTGCTGAAGTATTATTCTATGCAGATGTTATGGGGTTACAGAATATTTCATTGTATGATGGTGGTTGGAATGAGTGGAGTGCTGATGCTGACACTGAAAATTCAATCGAAATAGGAGAACCAAGTAAAAAATAA
- a CDS encoding ABC transporter ATP-binding protein, which yields MKIVMENITKTYGSEKVLDHLNLQVEEGKFLSILGYSGAGKSTILKIISGLVGQDKGRVFIDGIDISNYPTENRNIGYIFQSPLLFPHMTVEENIAFGLQVKKWDSKRIRKRTTELIKLLQIEGLEKRLPPMISGGQQQRVAIARALAPEPRILLMDEPFSSLDSKLREEMGALIKEIQEKLNLTIIFVTHDRNESLALSHEIGILLDGNIAQIDTPKNIYYKPNSNKVAKFMGLCNFIPGRIQGNIFYSRLGEFKGVAEEDGKAKLFLRPEQIKICEGDNFKIMSYKITGREIIYRAKTGDSCLLVEDSAQEVLSVGQTIGLIFPNKNLHFIHKRSMI from the coding sequence ATGAAGATCGTGATGGAAAACATTACAAAAACATATGGCTCAGAAAAAGTGCTGGATCATCTAAATTTACAAGTAGAGGAAGGTAAGTTTCTTTCCATTTTAGGTTATTCTGGGGCAGGGAAGTCCACAATATTGAAAATAATTTCTGGTTTAGTAGGCCAGGATAAAGGACGCGTATTCATAGACGGAATAGATATATCCAATTATCCAACTGAAAATAGAAATATAGGTTATATATTTCAGTCCCCCCTTTTATTTCCCCATATGACAGTGGAAGAAAACATCGCTTTTGGATTGCAGGTAAAAAAATGGGATTCAAAAAGAATTAGAAAAAGAACAACTGAACTTATAAAGCTTCTTCAGATTGAGGGCCTGGAGAAAAGGCTTCCTCCAATGATTTCAGGTGGACAACAGCAACGAGTTGCCATAGCCAGAGCGCTAGCACCGGAGCCCAGGATACTCCTTATGGATGAACCCTTTTCCAGCCTAGATTCAAAACTTAGAGAAGAAATGGGAGCGTTAATTAAAGAGATTCAAGAAAAGCTTAATTTAACAATTATATTTGTAACCCATGATAGAAATGAAAGTTTAGCCCTATCCCATGAAATAGGTATATTGTTAGATGGTAACATTGCTCAAATAGATACTCCTAAAAACATATACTATAAACCAAATAGTAATAAGGTGGCAAAATTTATGGGTCTATGTAACTTTATACCTGGAAGAATCCAAGGAAATATCTTTTATAGTAGATTAGGAGAATTTAAAGGGGTGGCTGAAGAAGATGGTAAGGCTAAACTGTTTTTAAGACCAGAGCAAATTAAAATATGCGAGGGAGATAACTTTAAAATTATGTCCTATAAAATAACTGGTAGAGAAATTATCTATAGGGCAAAAACAGGAGATTCATGTTTATTGGTAGAAGATTCTGCCCAAGAGGTTCTTTCAGTAGGCCAGACTATTGGATTAATATTTCCTAATAAAAATCTACATTTTATACATAAAAGAAGTATGATATGA
- a CDS encoding ABC transporter permease codes for MKKIFLLLAALTIIIPIVLIILFSLFSYYRFPLLLPQHFTTMFWKTALFHNPLFISSILNSLILAICNGILSTIVGVMTARALVRHDFKGKKLLKILYAIPLFIPAIALFLGVHTVMIRLRLMNSYKGIILAHMIISVPYAISIFIAFFKGINIELEDAAKVLGCKPLCLYSKIIIPLIAPGIFLSFSIGFLISFTEYFSTFLIGGGRVITLAILMYPYINNFDVGNGAVLAVIFIGSNLLIFYVAEYVSKKKLKINSYLFE; via the coding sequence ATGAAGAAAATATTTCTTTTGTTAGCAGCTTTAACTATCATTATACCAATAGTGCTAATAATATTGTTTTCATTGTTTTCTTACTACAGATTTCCATTACTTCTTCCACAGCATTTTACAACTATGTTTTGGAAAACTGCTTTGTTTCACAATCCTTTATTTATATCAAGTATTTTGAATAGCTTAATTTTAGCAATATGCAACGGAATTTTATCAACTATTGTAGGCGTTATGACTGCAAGAGCACTGGTGAGACATGATTTTAAAGGGAAAAAACTTCTCAAAATTCTTTATGCAATTCCCCTTTTTATTCCTGCAATAGCACTATTTCTAGGGGTTCATACAGTTATGATTAGACTTAGATTGATGAATAGCTATAAAGGTATTATATTGGCGCATATGATAATTTCAGTACCCTATGCCATAAGCATATTCATAGCATTTTTTAAAGGAATTAATATTGAACTAGAGGATGCTGCGAAGGTGCTGGGATGTAAGCCATTATGTTTGTATAGCAAAATTATCATTCCCTTAATAGCTCCAGGGATATTTTTATCCTTTTCTATTGGTTTCTTAATCTCATTTACAGAATATTTTTCGACCTTTTTAATAGGGGGAGGAAGAGTGATTACTTTAGCCATTTTAATGTATCCATATATTAATAACTTTGATGTGGGTAATGGTGCTGTTTTAGCAGTAATTTTCATAGGAAGCAACTTGTTGATATTCTATGTAGCAGAGTATGTATCTAAGAAAAAGTTAAAGATTAATAGCTATTTATTTGAATAG
- a CDS encoding ABC transporter substrate-binding protein gives MNLLKKIIFMLTIVLILSGCSSEGNQTDNPELTTWEDLLNYGKNKEVAILMWGGNDSVNKYMDGYVSKSVKEKYGITLKRIPMNASEFMNKLLNEKKAALNPGSADLVWINAENFRTAKNGGLLWGPFTDLLPNLNQYYDLQASDLNYDTGIPIEGYEAIWGRAQLVFTYDSKYVQEPPKSFQELMEWVKENPGKFTYPKLPDDFVGAAFIRTAYYELVGNNDAFLKDMNQEKFKELSKPVIDYFKEMNPYLWREGRAFPVSQAQQDELFKNGEIYMTMGFEIGKTAGLVKAGVYPETVQTYVFDTGTIGNSHYLAVPFNSPNKAAALLVIDFLQSPEAQIEKLKPEVWGDMPAFSTNKLETIMLSDLETVESDPAFISMEFLANRRLPEVQSKYIDWIKELWTEEVGG, from the coding sequence ATGAACCTACTTAAGAAGATAATATTTATGCTGACAATAGTGCTAATTTTATCAGGCTGCAGCAGTGAGGGAAATCAAACTGATAATCCAGAACTAACCACATGGGAAGACCTATTGAACTATGGGAAAAATAAAGAAGTGGCTATCCTCATGTGGGGTGGCAATGATAGTGTAAATAAATATATGGATGGATATGTTAGTAAAAGTGTTAAAGAAAAATATGGTATTACCTTAAAAAGGATACCCATGAATGCATCTGAATTTATGAATAAGCTGTTAAATGAAAAGAAGGCGGCATTAAACCCAGGCAGTGCAGATTTAGTATGGATTAATGCTGAAAACTTTAGGACAGCTAAAAATGGTGGTCTGCTTTGGGGACCCTTTACAGATTTATTGCCAAATTTAAATCAATATTATGATTTGCAGGCATCTGACTTAAATTATGACACGGGAATTCCTATCGAAGGATATGAAGCCATCTGGGGAAGGGCACAGCTTGTTTTTACCTATGACTCTAAATATGTTCAAGAACCACCTAAATCCTTTCAAGAGCTAATGGAATGGGTAAAGGAAAATCCAGGTAAGTTTACCTATCCTAAGCTTCCTGACGATTTTGTAGGAGCGGCATTTATAAGAACGGCTTATTATGAACTTGTTGGAAATAATGATGCTTTTCTCAAGGATATGAATCAAGAAAAATTCAAAGAGCTTTCGAAGCCGGTCATAGACTACTTTAAGGAGATGAATCCTTACCTTTGGAGGGAGGGGAGAGCATTTCCAGTATCTCAAGCTCAACAGGATGAATTATTCAAAAATGGTGAGATTTATATGACTATGGGCTTTGAAATTGGAAAAACTGCTGGTTTAGTTAAAGCGGGGGTTTATCCCGAAACAGTTCAGACCTACGTTTTTGATACAGGAACCATTGGAAACTCTCATTATTTAGCTGTACCCTTTAATAGTCCCAATAAGGCGGCAGCTCTTTTAGTAATAGATTTCCTTCAAAGTCCAGAAGCTCAAATAGAGAAGTTAAAGCCGGAGGTTTGGGGAGATATGCCTGCCTTTTCCACCAATAAACTGGAAACTATAATGTTAAGTGATTTGGAAACTGTAGAATCAGATCCTGCTTTTATTAGTATGGAGTTTCTAGCCAATAGAAGATTACCAGAAGTGCAGTCGAAATATATAGATTGGATAAAGGAGCTTTGGACTGAAGAGGTAGGAGGGTAG
- a CDS encoding CDP-alcohol phosphatidyltransferase family protein, with amino-acid sequence MIDSKWRSKFQPLFDKMGKKLVTHNITPQAITWGAFVLGVVASIVVIQGWMLLSIALLWLSGLLDVLDGTVARLTRKSTKAGAYMDLILDRMVEAFYILAFAYKFPEGNYAYLLFYIAVIFNFTTFIVAATLFQNKGVKSIHYDVGIAERTETFIIFTLMGLFSYYIFPILMIFNVIIFITGIIRFKRVLNHCKLFD; translated from the coding sequence ATGATAGATAGTAAATGGCGCAGCAAATTTCAACCTTTATTTGACAAAATGGGCAAGAAATTAGTTACTCATAATATAACACCCCAAGCCATCACCTGGGGTGCTTTTGTATTAGGGGTAGTAGCAAGTATTGTTGTGATACAAGGATGGATGCTCTTAAGCATAGCGCTTCTTTGGCTATCGGGTCTATTAGATGTATTAGATGGTACAGTAGCAAGGTTAACAAGAAAATCTACAAAGGCTGGCGCCTATATGGATTTGATTCTAGATAGAATGGTGGAGGCTTTTTACATACTGGCCTTTGCATATAAATTTCCCGAAGGTAATTATGCTTATTTGCTTTTTTATATAGCAGTTATCTTTAACTTTACCACCTTTATCGTTGCAGCAACTTTATTTCAAAATAAGGGAGTAAAAAGTATTCACTATGACGTGGGCATTGCAGAAAGAACAGAAACCTTTATTATATTTACTTTAATGGGTCTGTTTAGTTACTATATTTTCCCAATTCTTATGATCTTCAATGTTATTATTTTCATTACTGGAATTATTCGCTTTAAAAGAGTTTTAAACCATTGTAAGTTATTTGATTAA
- a CDS encoding TVP38/TMEM64 family protein, translated as METRKNKRMIHGLIIIIVLIAIYFLNRIFLFKDYTPQQIKEYVYSFEVLAPIIYIILFTFVPLTLFPDSILAIAGGMCFGLLKGSIYTMIGALCGGTLSFCISRFLGKCFMKKLANKDLGDLSKSIEVKGFWIVLLLRLIPLFPYDVISYSAGLSNVKYKDFLWATFFGIIPGVLVFTNIGDKATNIASEEFYFSIGLLVFLLIASVILKKKFPLKKIEKTI; from the coding sequence ATGGAAACTAGAAAAAATAAAAGGATGATACATGGATTAATAATTATAATAGTTTTAATAGCGATTTATTTCTTAAATAGGATTTTTTTATTTAAGGATTATACACCTCAGCAAATTAAAGAATATGTCTATTCTTTTGAAGTACTAGCACCAATAATATATATAATCTTGTTTACTTTTGTTCCTTTGACATTATTCCCGGATTCCATACTGGCTATAGCTGGAGGAATGTGTTTTGGATTACTTAAGGGATCGATCTATACAATGATAGGAGCTCTATGTGGTGGAACGCTGTCCTTTTGCATTTCAAGGTTTCTAGGAAAGTGTTTTATGAAAAAATTGGCGAATAAGGATTTGGGAGATCTGAGCAAAAGTATAGAGGTGAAAGGCTTCTGGATTGTTTTGCTCCTTAGACTAATTCCACTATTTCCCTATGATGTTATAAGTTATAGTGCAGGCTTGTCTAATGTGAAGTATAAAGACTTTTTATGGGCAACTTTTTTTGGTATAATACCAGGAGTACTGGTATTTACTAACATTGGTGATAAAGCAACAAATATTGCATCGGAGGAGTTTTATTTTTCCATAGGCTTATTGGTGTTTCTATTAATCGCATCAGTTATATTAAAGAAAAAGTTTCCTTTAAAGAAGATAGAAAAAACCATATAA
- a CDS encoding (Fe-S)-binding protein — MQFKGVIQMNVKFDKETKKALKAEKDKCTGCRICMKNCPMLEQYCISPKQLLSKIDEDSMVDPIIPFSCASCGYCTQVCPEEVNLNKVFLKLRMSIVEMNDGIPQSINNKAVKFHQKSSFSKLFTTKIMGLQDNQARRVFFPGCSLTAYSPKLVMRTYNYLRKKVPNVGIMVNCCGKPTYSMGDMNTFKKYYSTVQKTFNTSFIEEVIVACQNCYHTISENSPNQKVISLWEMIAEVGIPDDKVGKGCSIDAVFAIHDPCPTRKNSEIHDSVRKITQKLDLNIKEMEFSRESTLCCGSGGMIGVTNKELALKQMKKRVNQTDEAYILSYCQECVESMKQGGKKSVHLLDFLFNDDMYFTKKFFQKNINTYKKWSNRYIAKVKVEKIKT; from the coding sequence ATGCAGTTTAAAGGAGTAATACAAATGAATGTGAAATTTGATAAGGAAACAAAAAAAGCACTAAAGGCAGAAAAGGATAAGTGTACGGGCTGTAGAATTTGCATGAAAAATTGTCCAATGCTGGAACAATACTGTATTTCACCAAAGCAGTTACTATCAAAAATCGATGAAGATAGCATGGTAGATCCTATTATACCCTTCTCTTGTGCATCATGTGGATACTGTACACAGGTATGTCCTGAGGAGGTAAATTTAAATAAAGTTTTTTTAAAACTAAGAATGAGTATTGTTGAAATGAATGATGGTATACCTCAGTCTATAAATAATAAAGCAGTGAAATTTCATCAAAAGAGCAGTTTTTCCAAACTATTTACTACTAAAATTATGGGATTACAGGATAATCAAGCAAGAAGAGTTTTTTTTCCTGGATGTAGTTTAACCGCCTATAGCCCAAAGCTAGTAATGAGAACCTATAATTACCTAAGAAAAAAAGTGCCTAATGTTGGAATTATGGTGAATTGTTGTGGAAAGCCTACCTATTCTATGGGAGATATGAATACCTTCAAAAAATATTATTCTACTGTACAAAAAACATTTAATACCTCTTTTATAGAAGAGGTAATTGTAGCTTGCCAAAATTGCTATCATACGATTAGTGAAAATAGCCCAAATCAAAAAGTAATATCTCTATGGGAGATGATCGCTGAAGTTGGAATACCTGATGATAAAGTTGGAAAAGGATGTAGCATTGATGCAGTCTTTGCAATCCACGACCCCTGTCCAACAAGAAAAAACAGTGAAATTCACGATTCTGTTAGAAAGATTACACAAAAGCTGGATCTTAACATAAAAGAAATGGAATTTTCAAGGGAAAGCACCCTATGTTGCGGTTCAGGAGGTATGATAGGTGTAACCAATAAGGAACTTGCTTTAAAACAAATGAAAAAAAGAGTTAATCAAACTGATGAAGCGTATATATTAAGCTATTGTCAAGAATGTGTAGAATCAATGAAGCAGGGTGGCAAAAAGTCAGTGCATTTATTAGATTTTCTTTTTAATGATGATATGTATTTTACAAAGAAATTTTTTCAAAAAAACATCAATACTTATAAAAAATGGTCTAATAGGTATATTGCTAAAGTTAAAGTGGAGAAAATAAAGACGTGA
- a CDS encoding TVP38/TMEM64 family protein translates to MKNIKKSTWVKVGIILLLVCMYLFIPPVNRTIRRVIFIFSTMDVEAIKRYILSFGIWAPIISFLLMIFQSVVAPLPAFLITFANAAIFGWVKGAMLSWFSAMAGATICFFIARFYGRTTVEKLTSKFALNNIDIFFDKYGKHAVLIARLLPFISFDIVSYVSGLTSMSFWSFFLATGLGQLPATIVYSYVGGMLVGGTKMFVFGLLILFSLSIMIFLFKQIWTEREKKQKKSR, encoded by the coding sequence ATGAAGAATATAAAAAAATCTACATGGGTAAAAGTAGGTATAATCTTGCTACTGGTATGTATGTATCTATTTATCCCTCCCGTGAATAGGACGATTAGAAGAGTGATATTCATCTTTAGTACGATGGATGTAGAAGCAATAAAGAGATATATTCTTTCCTTTGGAATTTGGGCTCCTATTATATCGTTTCTTTTAATGATATTTCAATCTGTTGTTGCACCTCTTCCAGCTTTTTTAATAACCTTTGCCAATGCAGCCATATTTGGCTGGGTAAAGGGAGCTATGCTCTCCTGGTTCAGTGCCATGGCTGGGGCTACCATTTGTTTTTTTATAGCTAGATTCTATGGAAGAACAACAGTAGAGAAGCTTACCAGTAAATTTGCACTAAATAATATTGATATTTTTTTTGACAAGTACGGAAAGCATGCAGTACTTATAGCAAGGCTGTTGCCCTTTATATCCTTTGATATTGTAAGTTATGTATCCGGCTTAACATCAATGAGCTTTTGGTCTTTTTTCTTGGCAACGGGATTAGGACAATTACCTGCCACTATAGTTTATTCCTATGTAGGGGGTATGCTAGTAGGGGGAACTAAAATGTTTGTATTTGGTCTATTGATTTTGTTCTCACTAAGTATCATGATTTTCTTATTTAAACAAATATGGACTGAGAGAGAGAAAAAACAGAAAAAATCAAGGTAG
- a CDS encoding DUF488 family protein codes for MDIFTVGHSNYSIDRLLDMLNFYKINCVVDIRGTPYSKYNIQYNKETISQTLTSKGYVYIYMGKEFAAQREDKSLYTEEGYADFEKVIGDKDFLKGIERLKVGCSKGYRIALMGAKQDPISCHRCILLGRALREHGFTVNHILDDYTLASQEEMEERLLKKYYGNGKQITFDSYMEMDLSEEDLIRECYKKGNKEIGYRVERIKISFL; via the coding sequence ATGGATATATTTACGGTAGGACATTCAAATTATTCGATAGATAGGTTACTAGATATGCTAAACTTCTATAAGATAAACTGTGTAGTAGATATTCGAGGGACTCCCTATTCTAAATATAACATTCAATACAATAAGGAGACGATTTCCCAGACACTAACCAGCAAAGGATATGTATATATTTATATGGGTAAAGAATTTGCAGCCCAAAGAGAAGATAAAAGCTTATATACAGAAGAAGGCTATGCGGATTTTGAAAAAGTAATAGGTGACAAGGATTTCTTAAAAGGGATAGAACGTTTAAAAGTTGGTTGTAGCAAAGGCTACAGAATCGCCTTAATGGGAGCAAAACAAGATCCAATAAGTTGTCATAGATGCATTTTGTTGGGGAGGGCATTGAGAGAACATGGGTTTACTGTAAACCACATATTAGATGACTATACATTAGCCTCTCAAGAAGAAATGGAAGAAAGACTTTTGAAAAAATACTATGGTAATGGAAAACAGATAACTTTCGATAGCTATATGGAAATGGACCTCTCAGAAGAAGACTTGATTAGAGAATGTTATAAAAAAGGAAATAAGGAAATTGGGTATAGAGTTGAGAGAATAAAAATCAGTTTTTTGTAA
- a CDS encoding cold-shock protein, with translation MNGTVKWFNAEKGFGFITGEDGKDVFAHFSQINSSGYRSLEEGQKVSYNVVQGPKGPQAENITII, from the coding sequence ATGAATGGTACGGTAAAATGGTTTAACGCAGAAAAAGGGTTTGGATTTATTACAGGAGAAGATGGAAAAGATGTTTTTGCACATTTTTCTCAAATAAATTCAAGTGGTTACAGATCTCTTGAAGAAGGTCAAAAGGTTTCTTATAACGTAGTTCAGGGACCAAAAGGACCTCAAGCAGAAAATATTACTATTATTTAA
- a CDS encoding SLC13 family permease has protein sequence MKKIQVIGLLLAITILAGMNFIPIGNVLTEAGRNTLGILVAVLILLITEPIPIGVTCILGIGLLALFKAVAGIPQALSGYTNPIVFFVLVSFGISAAITKVPLSKRLLVKIMSSFGKDVKKILLSIMICAALISSIVSNVATTAVFITVILQFLNIYTDESEKKHTGKSFMIGLPVASMIGGMITPAGSSLNLMSINLLEQLTGIRITFVQWMVCGIPIVVIMLPLAWFIIIRVYPPVELSPEDIRKYIETLHVPSKLSFSERYVLTLVSIMFVLWVLSSWIPAFNITLVAIIGFTFLFMPRISILTWQEFLDNVSWSAFFLVGTIISVGNALVANGVSNWIAATVLPDAIYLPVYGLVFIVAMVVFSMLIFVPVAPALISMLVAPLIDLAGAANISPVLMIMTLGLCVANCYLLPLDTVPLLTYMTGYYKISEMSKSTGLIQICMIMVVTIWLPLALSILGIL, from the coding sequence ATGAAAAAAATACAAGTGATTGGTTTACTGTTAGCAATTACTATTTTAGCTGGCATGAATTTTATTCCAATTGGTAATGTATTAACTGAAGCAGGGAGAAATACCTTAGGGATTCTCGTTGCTGTACTGATATTATTAATAACAGAACCCATACCTATAGGTGTAACCTGTATACTTGGTATTGGACTATTAGCTCTCTTTAAGGCTGTAGCTGGTATTCCTCAAGCACTAAGTGGCTATACGAATCCTATTGTTTTCTTCGTCTTAGTATCCTTTGGTATTTCTGCAGCCATAACAAAAGTTCCATTATCGAAACGTTTGCTGGTGAAAATCATGTCTTCTTTTGGGAAAGATGTCAAAAAGATTTTGTTGTCCATTATGATTTGTGCTGCTCTGATATCATCTATTGTGTCTAATGTAGCAACTACAGCGGTATTTATTACTGTTATTCTTCAGTTTTTAAATATTTATACGGATGAATCAGAAAAAAAGCATACAGGAAAATCATTTATGATTGGATTACCCGTTGCAAGTATGATCGGTGGCATGATCACACCTGCTGGGTCATCATTAAACTTAATGAGCATAAACCTACTGGAGCAATTAACTGGCATCAGAATCACTTTTGTGCAATGGATGGTTTGTGGGATACCTATAGTGGTCATCATGCTCCCTTTAGCCTGGTTTATTATTATAAGGGTGTATCCGCCAGTGGAATTATCCCCAGAAGATATTCGTAAATATATAGAAACACTGCATGTACCATCTAAACTAAGCTTCAGTGAAAGATATGTACTGACTTTAGTGAGTATCATGTTTGTATTGTGGGTTCTAAGTTCTTGGATACCGGCCTTTAATATAACATTAGTAGCGATAATTGGCTTCACGTTTCTTTTTATGCCGAGGATTTCTATATTAACATGGCAGGAATTTTTAGATAATGTCAGTTGGTCAGCCTTCTTTTTAGTTGGTACAATCATATCAGTTGGGAATGCTCTGGTTGCTAATGGGGTGAGCAATTGGATTGCAGCTACAGTACTGCCTGATGCTATTTATCTTCCTGTATATGGGCTGGTTTTTATTGTAGCTATGGTAGTATTTTCTATGCTGATTTTTGTCCCTGTAGCACCTGCATTAATATCTATGTTAGTGGCTCCTCTCATTGACTTAGCAGGAGCCGCTAATATCAGTCCAGTTTTGATGATTATGACATTGGGGTTATGCGTGGCCAACTGCTATTTACTTCCGCTGGATACTGTGCCCCTTTTAACCTATATGACGGGGTATTATAAAATAAGTGAAATGTCGAAATCCACAGGCTTAATACAAATATGTATGATTATGGTAGTAACCATCTGGCTTCCCTTAGCTTTATCTATTTTGGGGATATTATAA